From a region of the Methanolobus tindarius DSM 2278 genome:
- a CDS encoding sensor histidine kinase yields the protein MNERYTLKKEMFIIFIGAVLVAIITAHLDLFEVIHDFAIAHEKWEIDELFVLSIYFSLAFSLFSFRRWKDALKEIQNRKKLEQDLLKSKNEADQAKTSMGKFLVDMSHELRTPLNAIIGFSDILFDGMVGELNEKQKDYVYTISKSGTHLLHLINQLLDLAKIESGKLELNIEEFELQDLFDEVSAIIAALAKKKSIIISYEVTPDLGLLNADRLKIKQILFNLVSNAIKFTSEKGTVSIMAEKIRDNTMLLKVSDNGSGMSPDDMKKIFRPFEQLGNMEDSGYKGTGLGLSIVQDLVSLHKGKVWVESEPGKGSVFLVELPVSVNEVYWRRK from the coding sequence ATGAATGAAAGATACACACTCAAAAAAGAAATGTTTATCATCTTCATTGGTGCGGTGCTAGTTGCTATTATCACAGCACACCTTGATCTATTTGAGGTAATCCATGATTTTGCAATAGCTCATGAAAAGTGGGAAATAGACGAATTATTCGTATTGAGCATATATTTTTCATTAGCTTTTTCTTTGTTTTCATTCAGAAGGTGGAAGGATGCCTTAAAGGAAATCCAGAACAGAAAGAAACTTGAGCAGGATCTCCTGAAATCAAAGAATGAAGCAGACCAAGCTAAAACCAGTATGGGTAAATTTCTTGTTGATATGAGCCATGAACTTCGTACTCCTTTGAATGCAATTATTGGTTTTTCTGACATTCTTTTTGATGGTATGGTCGGTGAATTGAATGAAAAACAGAAAGATTATGTTTATACAATATCAAAAAGCGGTACACATCTGTTACATCTGATAAACCAGCTGCTTGACCTTGCTAAAATAGAATCGGGAAAGCTTGAGCTAAATATTGAGGAATTTGAGTTGCAGGATCTTTTTGATGAGGTCAGTGCCATAATTGCTGCTCTTGCAAAAAAGAAAAGTATAATTATTTCCTATGAGGTAACTCCTGATCTTGGTTTACTGAATGCTGACAGGCTGAAAATAAAGCAGATATTATTCAATCTCGTGAGTAATGCTATCAAGTTCACTTCTGAAAAAGGAACAGTATCAATTATGGCAGAAAAAATACGTGACAATACAATGTTGCTGAAAGTATCAGATAACGGCTCTGGCATGAGTCCCGATGATATGAAAAAGATATTCCGTCCATTTGAGCAGCTTGGCAATATGGAGGATTCGGGATATAAAGGAACTGGTCTTGGCTTAAGCATCGTTCAGGATCTTGTTTCTTTGCATAAAGGGAAAGTATGGGTTGAGAGTGAACCCGGAAAAGGATCCGTATTTTTAGTAGAGCTACCTGTTTCTGTAAATGAAGTATACTGGCGCAGAAAATAG
- a CDS encoding diacylglycerol/polyprenol kinase family protein — translation MTGISFANEVMRKGVHLTSILIVLVYAFMGKQACQILLITYLVLILSIEHLRLDRGFKLPVLHVVLRQKEKDAIGSYVYFTIGALIVVSVFSKNIAFAAILMTTFGDMSVALIGKKYGRIRISNGKSLEGCIAEFIVDLTIAILLLENPIISLLMAFTATYVETIFVKIDDNLAIPIFSASVAELAFIILSLS, via the coding sequence ATGACTGGTATTTCTTTTGCTAACGAAGTAATGAGAAAGGGAGTACACCTTACTTCAATACTCATAGTTCTTGTTTACGCATTTATGGGAAAACAGGCATGCCAGATACTTTTAATAACATATCTTGTGCTGATATTGAGCATCGAACACCTGAGACTTGACAGGGGATTCAAACTCCCTGTTTTGCACGTTGTTTTACGTCAAAAAGAAAAAGATGCTATCGGTTCATATGTTTATTTCACCATTGGTGCACTGATTGTAGTTTCAGTTTTCAGCAAAAATATAGCATTTGCAGCCATACTTATGACAACATTCGGCGATATGAGTGTGGCACTTATTGGAAAGAAATATGGCAGGATAAGAATTAGTAACGGTAAAAGTCTGGAAGGTTGTATAGCTGAATTTATAGTAGACCTTACAATAGCTATTCTTTTACTTGAGAATCCTATTATCTCGCTTCTTATGGCATTTACTGCAACCTATGTTGAGACAATCTTTGTAAAAATAGATGATAATCTGGCCATCCCAATATTCTCTGCTTCAGTTGCAGAACTTGCATTCATAATCCTGTCTTTGTCATAA
- a CDS encoding sensor histidine kinase codes for MDHEKKYAEIFNQISLLYELSLSVGNSLDITENCDSFLKKLMSRKKVNFVSVWIKDEFLDFKISENASQVYANPEYYANMKKIPVYHPIFRETTPNIPFVVSANEDNFKQIVIEDSFNSGMCMLFPLKDFGVLKLYWINDLKEPLYVANQLSKVISKFAFSLEACLLHNRALWEIKEKNKEFEARLNAESSNRAKSEFLANMSHELRTPLNSIIGFSEMLTEGNFGGLNDKQIRYANNISNSGKHLLTIINDILDLSKIEAGEMTLNYGEVSDKKLILEVIAILKPLATKKQLSLETKYIEDITVQADQSKLKQILINLVGNSLKFTPAGGYVYLSTHMENNNLHIQVEDTGIGISQENKKILFEPFKQIDSSLNRQYDGTGLGLSLVRKLIEMHNGKITVKSEEGKGSIFTIILPIDNKPTDTNNAR; via the coding sequence ATGGACCACGAGAAAAAGTATGCAGAGATATTTAACCAGATATCGTTGTTATACGAACTTTCACTTTCAGTTGGCAACTCACTGGATATAACCGAAAATTGTGATAGTTTCCTGAAAAAATTAATGTCCAGAAAGAAAGTTAATTTTGTTTCAGTCTGGATAAAAGATGAATTCCTTGATTTTAAAATATCTGAAAATGCAAGCCAGGTCTATGCAAACCCTGAATATTATGCCAATATGAAAAAAATACCAGTATATCATCCCATTTTCAGAGAAACCACACCCAACATACCATTCGTTGTCAGTGCAAATGAAGATAACTTCAAGCAAATAGTCATTGAAGACAGTTTTAATTCCGGAATGTGCATGCTTTTTCCGCTTAAAGATTTTGGAGTTCTTAAGCTTTACTGGATAAATGATTTGAAAGAACCGCTTTATGTAGCAAATCAGCTCAGTAAAGTTATATCAAAATTCGCATTTTCTCTTGAAGCCTGCCTGTTACATAACAGAGCTCTGTGGGAAATAAAAGAAAAGAACAAAGAGTTTGAGGCACGACTGAATGCAGAATCATCTAACCGTGCTAAAAGTGAATTTCTTGCAAATATGAGTCATGAGCTTCGCACACCGCTAAATTCCATAATAGGTTTCTCGGAAATGCTTACCGAAGGAAATTTTGGAGGTCTTAACGATAAACAGATCAGGTATGCAAACAACATTTCCAATAGCGGAAAACATTTACTGACAATCATCAATGATATCCTGGACCTTTCAAAGATAGAAGCTGGAGAGATGACACTTAACTATGGAGAGGTTTCTGATAAGAAACTTATCTTGGAAGTAATAGCCATCCTTAAACCTCTTGCAACAAAAAAACAACTATCATTGGAAACAAAGTATATTGAAGATATTACCGTACAGGCTGATCAAAGCAAACTGAAACAGATACTTATCAATCTTGTAGGAAATTCTCTAAAATTTACACCTGCTGGTGGATATGTGTATCTTTCTACGCACATGGAAAATAATAACTTACACATTCAAGTTGAAGACACAGGGATTGGCATTTCCCAGGAAAATAAGAAAATCCTTTTTGAACCATTCAAACAAATTGATTCCAGTCTTAACCGCCAGTATGATGGAACAGGCCTTGGCCTTTCACTTGTAAGAAAGCTCATAGAAATGCATAATGGTAAGATTACTGTGAAAAGCGAAGAGGGAAAAGGTAGCATTTTCACAATAATATTACCAATTGACAACAAACCAACTGACACCAATAATGCTCGATAG
- a CDS encoding FIST signal transduction protein — protein MYIPSSEIVGIVDTIENLNVKNNETILLLMAERNLPDIDNLVSELNKLKIDFIGAIFPGIIHNTDTYDTGTIVHVLPTIQKPILIKGINTSQKKLEQSISPFSPLCKKGTTAFIIVDGMTTDVSPFLTSMYNLFADSIEYLGCGAGFIDMEQRPCIISPDGFFEDAALILFLDASCKIGVQHGWVQDIGPLVVTKSEDNIIKELNWRNALEVYREALLTNYQVDINIDNGYNVLSHYPFGIYVEGHEDLIREVFKINEKGELVCAGNIPENVVLYILKSDKKKMLHAAEMAVKECLEENEIDAEHCLVMDCIGRSSYLQDDFIEELSTIKNGLENKNIDLIPEGVLSAGEIASMKGDVLEYFNKTIVIGVLNGPREKVCRDI, from the coding sequence ATGTACATTCCGTCATCTGAAATTGTTGGTATTGTTGATACCATTGAAAACCTGAATGTAAAAAACAATGAAACTATCCTTTTACTAATGGCAGAGAGAAATCTTCCAGATATCGATAATCTCGTATCTGAACTAAATAAACTAAAAATAGATTTTATTGGTGCCATATTTCCGGGAATAATACATAATACTGATACATATGATACTGGAACTATAGTTCATGTACTTCCGACAATTCAAAAACCAATACTAATCAAAGGAATAAACACCTCGCAAAAAAAGCTGGAACAAAGTATATCACCCTTCAGCCCATTGTGCAAAAAAGGGACAACTGCCTTTATAATAGTAGACGGAATGACAACAGATGTTTCTCCTTTTCTCACTTCGATGTATAATTTATTTGCAGACTCAATAGAATACCTGGGTTGTGGTGCTGGTTTTATAGATATGGAACAAAGACCATGCATCATTTCCCCTGATGGGTTTTTTGAAGATGCTGCTTTAATTTTATTCCTTGATGCTTCATGTAAAATCGGCGTTCAGCATGGGTGGGTGCAGGACATAGGACCGCTGGTTGTTACAAAAAGTGAAGATAACATCATAAAGGAATTGAACTGGAGGAATGCTTTAGAAGTTTATCGGGAAGCGCTCCTGACAAATTATCAAGTTGATATCAACATTGACAATGGTTATAATGTACTAAGTCACTACCCTTTTGGAATCTATGTTGAAGGGCATGAAGATCTCATAAGGGAAGTATTCAAAATCAATGAGAAAGGGGAACTTGTCTGTGCAGGCAATATTCCTGAAAATGTAGTCCTCTACATATTAAAAAGTGATAAGAAGAAAATGCTCCATGCTGCTGAAATGGCTGTTAAAGAATGTCTGGAAGAAAATGAAATTGACGCAGAACATTGTCTTGTAATGGATTGCATTGGAAGGTCATCTTACCTCCAGGATGATTTTATAGAGGAACTATCAACCATTAAAAATGGACTTGAAAATAAAAATATAGACCTGATACCGGAAGGTGTGCTCTCCGCAGGGGAAATTGCTTCCATGAAAGGAGATGTGCTGGAATATTTTAACAAAACCATTGTTATAGGAGTTCTTAATGGACCACGAGAAAAAGTATGCAGAGATATTTAA
- a CDS encoding aminotransferase-like domain-containing protein — protein MKTDEKSSLEKPVQLYRFADRMENSRKSFIREILKITQQPEIISFAGGLPNPALFPAEQLAAAAAKVMSEDAANVLQYSTTEGYLPLREFIAQRYLEKSGLEIDPSEILITNGSQQSLDLIGKVFLNKGDRVVIESPGYLGAIQSFSIFEPEFREVPLLDDGIDIDALDKTLEESDAKLFYTVPTFQNPSGVTYSKEKREATAKVLDKHGVVCVEDNAYGELRFAGEDVPTIRNYLENTILMGSFSKIIAPGLRLGWICAKKDIMERLLVVKQAADLHSNYLSQRIICQYLLDNDVDRHISKIKDAYGSSRDHMIDMMARYFPEGISYTKPEGGMFVWVTLPEDVSSMDLFDLAIKENVAFVPGSPFYTKEGAGSNTLRLNYSNSDPDDIEEGIKRLAACMEKLSC, from the coding sequence ATGAAAACAGATGAAAAAAGTTCATTAGAGAAACCAGTACAATTATATAGATTTGCTGACAGGATGGAGAACAGCAGAAAGTCCTTCATCAGGGAGATCTTGAAAATCACGCAGCAGCCGGAGATTATCTCATTTGCCGGAGGACTGCCAAACCCTGCACTTTTCCCGGCAGAGCAGCTTGCAGCAGCGGCTGCCAAGGTCATGTCAGAGGATGCGGCGAATGTCCTGCAATATAGTACTACAGAGGGGTACCTGCCTTTACGTGAATTCATTGCACAGAGGTATCTTGAAAAGAGCGGACTTGAGATAGATCCTTCAGAGATCCTTATAACAAACGGTTCACAGCAGAGTCTGGATCTTATCGGTAAGGTTTTTCTGAATAAAGGAGACAGGGTTGTTATTGAAAGTCCTGGCTATCTTGGCGCCATACAGTCTTTCTCAATATTTGAACCGGAGTTCAGGGAAGTTCCACTTCTGGATGATGGAATCGATATTGATGCTCTTGACAAAACCCTGGAAGAAAGCGATGCAAAACTATTCTACACTGTTCCCACATTCCAGAATCCTTCCGGTGTTACTTATTCAAAAGAGAAGAGAGAAGCAACTGCAAAGGTTCTTGATAAACACGGAGTTGTTTGCGTTGAGGATAATGCCTACGGTGAACTTAGGTTTGCAGGTGAGGATGTACCTACTATCAGGAATTATCTGGAAAATACAATTCTCATGGGTTCCTTCTCAAAGATAATTGCTCCGGGACTCAGACTTGGCTGGATATGTGCAAAGAAAGATATCATGGAAAGACTTCTTGTTGTAAAACAGGCAGCTGATTTGCATTCCAATTATCTTTCTCAAAGAATTATCTGCCAGTATCTATTGGACAATGACGTTGACAGGCACATCTCAAAGATTAAGGATGCATATGGCTCAAGTCGCGATCACATGATTGATATGATGGCCAGATATTTCCCGGAAGGTATCAGCTATACCAAACCAGAAGGCGGCATGTTTGTTTGGGTAACATTACCTGAAGATGTTTCTTCCATGGATTTATTTGATCTGGCGATAAAAGAGAATGTTGCATTTGTTCCTGGCAGTCCTTTCTATACTAAAGAGGGAGCAGGTTCCAACACACTTAGGCTGAATTATTCCAATTCTGATCCTGATGATATCGAAGAGGGAATCAAAAGACTTGCAGCTTGCATGGAAAAACTTAGCTGTTAA
- a CDS encoding indolepyruvate ferredoxin oxidoreductase subunit alpha: MPAVVDKNTCTGCEQCVNSCPVEAISMNDDVAVVDANECVDCGDCVDVCPVEAITLE, translated from the coding sequence ATGCCAGCTGTTGTTGATAAGAATACATGTACAGGATGCGAGCAGTGTGTAAATTCCTGCCCGGTAGAAGCTATCTCAATGAACGATGACGTCGCAGTCGTTGATGCAAACGAATGTGTCGACTGTGGCGACTGCGTTGACGTTTGTCCGGTAGAAGCAATCACTTTAGAGTGA
- a CDS encoding type II toxin-antitoxin system RelE family toxin, translating into MTFEGVFTTAFKKDLKDVNKKHPRDVKAIVNSIENVILVNPFNADTKQLQCFEHYRHRIGKYRIVFDFTDENTIVFLAVDLRASIYAKLRRRFNKC; encoded by the coding sequence ATGACGTTTGAAGGTGTTTTTACTACGGCCTTTAAAAAAGACTTAAAGGACGTAAACAAAAAGCATCCTCGAGATGTGAAAGCTATTGTTAATTCTATCGAGAATGTTATTTTAGTCAATCCTTTTAATGCTGATACTAAGCAGTTGCAGTGTTTCGAACATTATAGACACCGTATTGGGAAATACAGAATCGTTTTTGACTTCACAGATGAAAACACAATTGTTTTTCTAGCTGTTGATTTGAGAGCTTCAATATATGCCAAATTAAGGCGAAGATTCAATAAGTGCTAA